In the genome of Brachypodium distachyon strain Bd21 chromosome 3, Brachypodium_distachyon_v3.0, whole genome shotgun sequence, the window GGTGGGCGGAGTTCATTCTCCGGGGTGAGCCACCCCCCGGAACCAATTGACGTGGATCTTATGAGTACGGTGTATGTTGCAATTGACGAGGATAAGCCCGAGCCACCAGGGTGCTTGATGCGAGGCCTGTCAGCTAAAGGACAGTCTATAGAGGACATTTTTATCCATGTCTCTGATGTAAAACCAAATGCGGTTGTCGGCGTAGGCAGTGTCAATGGTTTGGTTGAAGATGTGTTGTCAGGTGCTGTAGCGGCGCCATTCCCAGCCACAGTTGTTCCAGAGCCTATCGAGGTTGTGCCCTCAATTCAGGCATTGGAGGAGAAGGATTGTGTCTCTGGTGCATCCCTCCCTCCCAGTGGCACTACCAGCTCTCATAGTAGTAGTGAAAGCACCGGCATCGTTGCTGCCACAAGCATCAGGAACAGTTGCACAAGCACATCTGGAAGTGGACTCATCACCAGTGAACCCATGGTAACTGTGGAGAGAACACAAGATAGCACAAAGGTTAGCCTCCGAGGCAATTCAATGGAAAGTGTAAAGATTAGCATCAGTCGAGCGAGTGATAGCAGTGGTGTTAGCGATGACAGCAACTGGAGTAACATCACAGGAGCTGCTAGCAAGCCTCACAAGGGAAATGATCCTCGATGGAGAGCCATTCTTGCTGTCCGAACTCGGAACAATGTGCTTGGGATGAGCCATTTTAGACTGCTCAAGCGTCTTGGATGTGGCGATATTGGCAGTGTGTACCTCTCAGAGCTGAGTGGGACAAGGTGCTACTTCGCAATGAAAGTAATGGACAAGGCATCCTTGGCGAGCAGGAAGAAGTTGAACAGGGCCCAAACTGAAAGGGAGATTCTCCAGCTTCTGGATCATCCATTCCTTCCTACTCTGTACACACACTTTGAGACCGACAGGTTCTCATGTTTGGTCATGGAATTCTGTCCGGGTGGTGATCTGCACACACTACGACAGCGGCAGCCACGAAAGCACTTCTCTGAGTATGCGGCAAGGTAATCTATGTTCCGGTATATTGCAGTTTCTTAGGTAAAATTGCGTATCGACCTGTGTTTATTTTTCGGCCAgtataagaatttaggatcggagggagtaccttaccatcacttcttttttggaaagaaaaaaagcctTACTGGCATGTTTATGTTGATATATTTGGCGCTTTCTGAGTTTGAATCTTGTCAGGTTTTACTCTCATAGTACATGTTTACATTTTGAAATTAGTATTACTTGTGCTTTGGCATAGCTTTGAATTTTCAAAATAGTACTCGTATTAATTGGCCTTTGACAATGAAATTTGAGAAATAGTACATAAAAGTCAGGTCGTTAGGCCAACAGCCATGGAGTATTGTAGTACATTATTTATTTCCACAGCGGAAAACAGTACAGTATTTATGAACAGATGGTACCTGATGGACGCTTACATAGTACACTACAATTTCCACGGATCAGGACATATCTATGCAAATTTTATGTACTATTTCTCAAATTTCATTGTCAAAGGCCAATTAATACGAGTACTATTTAATGGATTAAAAGTCAACCATTACATAGTACACTACAAGTCCCGGATTTAGATGATCCATGCCATGGACAGCACGACAACAGTCAAGCATGCTCAAATTTGCTTTACTGCACTATGTTTTACAATTACATGGTAGCTTGTTCTGTTGAATAATTACCACTAGTATTGAGCATATAGCCATTAAGCCATATTGGATTCTGTTCTGGCCGAAGTACTTACGTGATGAATGTGTTTGTACCCTGAGCAGGTTTTATGCCGCAGAAGTACTCCTAACTCTTGAGTACCTGCACATGTTGGGGGTTGTCTACCGGGATCTGAAGCCAGAAAACGTCCTGGTGCGTGACGATGGACACATCATGCTCTCCGACTTTGACCTCTCGCTGCAATGCGCAGTGTCGCCTACGCTCATCAGAGCATCAGCGTCGGACTCTGATCTCAGAAGAGCAGGCGGTGCGTTCTGCGTGCAGCCTGTTTGCATGGAACCTTCTTCAGCCTGTATCCAGCCC includes:
- the LOC100843466 gene encoding serine/threonine-protein kinase D6PKL1, coding for MEVVDKTAEPKGPSVATAQQTNNSELPLSLMIDASRERESTQQSDEKDLLAEGEESFQSEESSDEGGRSSFSGVSHPPEPIDVDLMSTVYVAIDEDKPEPPGCLMRGLSAKGQSIEDIFIHVSDVKPNAVVGVGSVNGLVEDVLSGAVAAPFPATVVPEPIEVVPSIQALEEKDCVSGASLPPSGTTSSHSSSESTGIVAATSIRNSCTSTSGSGLITSEPMVTVERTQDSTKVSLRGNSMESVKISISRASDSSGVSDDSNWSNITGAASKPHKGNDPRWRAILAVRTRNNVLGMSHFRLLKRLGCGDIGSVYLSELSGTRCYFAMKVMDKASLASRKKLNRAQTEREILQLLDHPFLPTLYTHFETDRFSCLVMEFCPGGDLHTLRQRQPRKHFSEYAARFYAAEVLLTLEYLHMLGVVYRDLKPENVLVRDDGHIMLSDFDLSLQCAVSPTLIRASASDSDLRRAGGAFCVQPVCMEPSSACIQPACFMPRMFGQKSKKQGSRKKRSELGQSFTTLPELVAEPTAARSMSFVGTHEYLAPEIIKGEGHGSAVDWWTFGIFLHELLYGKTPFKGSGNRATLFNVVGQQLRFPESPSTSYASRDLIRGLLVKEPQQRLGVKRGAAEIKQHPFFEGVNWALIRCSTPPEVPKPIEAELPAKYGIAQPVASGSKREAACTEVKSGGKFLDFEFF